A genome region from Qingrenia yutianensis includes the following:
- the rpsT gene encoding 30S ribosomal protein S20, with protein sequence MPNIKSAKKRVKVINTKTLRNQMIKTNIKTCIKSFEAYVAEADKANADAAFKLAVKKLDQAVAKGVMHKNTASRKKSQLAGKLAKIA encoded by the coding sequence TTGCCTAATATTAAATCTGCTAAAAAAAGAGTTAAAGTTATAAACACAAAAACTTTAAGAAACCAGATGATTAAAACAAATATCAAAACTTGCATAAAGAGCTTTGAAGCATATGTTGCTGAAGCTGATAAAGCTAATGCCGATGCTGCTTTCAAGCTTGCGGTTAAAAAACTCGACCAGGCTGTTGCAAAAGGTGTTATGCACAAAAACACAGCATCGAGAAAGAAATCTCAGCTTGCAGGCAAGCTTGCGAAAATCGCGTAG
- a CDS encoding PHP domain-containing protein yields MDAFAYDLHIHTALSPCGDEDMTPNNIANMAYLKGLDVIAVTDHNSCRNVSAVQKCGANAGVTVIPGMEVETSEEVHMVCLFKSLDDAYEMEEYVLSHLPEIKNKPEIFGRQLVMDENDQITDIKENLLITATTLSVYDVFGAAKRIGAVVFPAHIDKQSYSIISNLGFIPPELKFKLAEIKDKSKKDEIVKKHRLENVKILHNSDAHYLENIAERENFLHAKGRDLQSFFDCLI; encoded by the coding sequence ATGGACGCTTTCGCTTACGATTTACACATTCACACTGCGCTTTCGCCGTGCGGCGACGAAGATATGACGCCCAACAACATTGCAAATATGGCGTATTTAAAAGGTCTTGACGTTATAGCCGTCACCGACCACAACTCCTGCCGAAACGTATCGGCGGTGCAGAAATGCGGTGCAAACGCCGGCGTTACGGTCATTCCGGGTATGGAGGTTGAAACGTCGGAGGAGGTGCATATGGTGTGCCTTTTTAAGTCGCTTGATGACGCGTACGAAATGGAGGAATACGTTCTTTCGCATCTTCCCGAAATAAAAAACAAGCCCGAAATTTTCGGCAGACAGCTTGTTATGGACGAAAACGACCAAATCACCGATATAAAGGAAAATCTTCTCATCACCGCGACTACGCTTTCGGTTTACGACGTTTTCGGCGCGGCGAAACGTATCGGCGCGGTTGTTTTTCCGGCACACATTGACAAGCAGTCGTACAGTATCATTTCAAACCTCGGTTTTATTCCGCCCGAGCTGAAATTTAAGCTTGCGGAAATCAAGGATAAATCGAAAAAAGACGAAATCGTGAAAAAACACCGTCTTGAAAATGTGAAAATTCTGCACAACAGCGACGCGCACTATCTTGAGAACATTGCCGAGCGCGAGAACTTTCTGCACGCAAAAGGCAGGGATTTGCAGTCGTTTTTTGACTGTTTAATATGA